One genomic region from Scomber scombrus chromosome 19, fScoSco1.1, whole genome shotgun sequence encodes:
- the commd8 gene encoding COMM domain-containing protein 8 produces the protein MVVLLSSLPATQTLTLCHRVVDGLCGQEPPRLEDYSTTWSLKEWQELLHSLTAFFRLAAGNNSSDEEVLAGLSDVSSSHAETVLTVLKGRREEIRSALLDRTNSISSATLQDFDWQLKLALSSDKISSLHTPLLSLSLDVRENGALRPITMEMNREELNTLISSLEAANKVVLQLK, from the exons atggtGGTTTTACTGAGTAGCTTACCTGCAACACAGACTCTAACA ctgtgtcaCAGGGTGGTGGATGGACTCTGTGGACAGGAGCCTCCCCGCCTGGAGGATTACAGCACCACCTGGAGCCTGAAGGAGTGGCAGGAGCTCCTCCACTCTCTGACAGCCTTCTTCCGTCTGGCTGCAGGGAACAACAGCTCTGATGAGGAG gtgctGGCTGGTCTGTCAGATGTGAGCAGCAGCCATGCTGAGACTGTGCTGACTGTACTAAAAGGCAGACGGGAGGAGATCCGCAGCGCTCTGCTGGACAGAACCAACTCCATCTCCTCCGCTACTCTGCAGGACTTTGACTGGCAGCTTAAG ctgGCCCTGTCCAGTGATAAGATCTCGTCTCTTCACACTCCTTTGCTTAGTCTCAGTCTGGATGTGAGGGAGAACGGAGCCCTCCGGCCCATCACCATGGAGATGAACAGAGAGGAGCTAAACACACTCATCAGTTCACTAGAGGCTGCTAATAag GTGGTGCTGCAGCTGAAATGA